The Microbacterium esteraromaticum genome contains the following window.
AATCAATCGCAACACCGCCGTCGCCGCCTACCGTCAGCTCGCCGGGGCCGGACTCGTCATCTCCCGCGGCCGAGCCGGCACGCTGATCGCCGGTGCCGAGAGCGTCGCGCAAGAGGGCCTCGCCGATACCGTGCTGCACGACATCGCCTCGGGCAACCCCGACCCAGCGCTCATCCCCGACCCGACCCCCGCGCTCAGCCGCATCGTGGGGCGTCCCGTACTGTACGGCGAACCGGTCATCGACGCGGCGCTCGAAGCGTGGACCCGTGAGTGGATGCACGCCGATCTGCACCGCGACGATCTCACCATCTGCGTCACCAGCGGAGCCGTCGACGCCGTGGAACGACTGCTCGCCCAGGCGCTGATGCGCGATGATGCCGTCGCGCTCGAAGACCCCTGCTTCCTGGCGAGCATCCATACGGTGCGCCTGGGCGGCTACCGCGCCGTGCCCGTGCCGGTCGATGACGAGGGCATGACCGTCGAGGGGTTGCGTGCGGCGCTCGACGCCGGCGTCCGCGCCATCATCAGCACGCCCCGTGCGCAGAACCCGACCGGTGTCACCCTCACACCCGAGCGCGCCGCCGCGCTGCGCGAGGTTCTGGCCGATCACCCGTACGTGCTCATCATCGAGGACGATCACTTCTCGCTGCTCTCCCCGCACGCGTACGCGACCCTCATCGGCCCTCAGCACCGCCGCTACGCGCTCGTTCGCTCGGTGTCGAAGTTCCTCGGTCCCGATATGTGCCTCGCCCTCGCCGCGACCGATCCCACGACGGCAGAACGACTCTCTTTGCGTCTGAGCCCCGGCACGACCTGGGTCAGCCATCTGCTGCAGCGTCTGGCGCACGCTCAGCTGACCGATGCGTCGGCGAGGACGCAGATCTCGACGGCATCCGCGCACTACGCAGAGCGCAACGCCGCCTTCGCCGCCGCGCTCGAGACGCACGGCATCTCGACGAGTTCCGTCGACGGGCTGAGCCTGTGGGTGCGATTGACGGCCCCCGCACGCACGACCGCCGAGCGCCTGATGCGGCGGGGGTGGTTGGCGCGCACGGGCGACGAGTTCTGCATCGACGAATCCTCGCCCGCGTCGCACCACCTGCGATTGACGGTGCACGATCTGTCGGATGCCGACGCCGCGCGTCTGATCGATGATCTGGTCGCCGCGCAGCGCTGAGGACCCGTCGCACGGCAGTGACGGGCACGGGTCCGCCGGATGAGAGGATGAAGGGATGAAGATCCTCTCGATCCAGTCGGCCGTCGCTCACGGGCACGTCGGCAACTCCGCCGCCGTCTTCCCGTTGCAGCGCATCGGTGTCGATGTGCTGCCGGTTTACACGGTGAACTTCTCGAACCACACCGGGTACGGGGCGTGGCGCGGACCGATGATCGACCCGACCGACGTGCGCGAGGTCATCACCGGCATCAGTGACCGCGGCGTGATGCCCGAGATCGACGCCGTGCTCAGCGGCTACCAGGGTGGCGAGGGCATTGCCGACGTCATCATCGACGCCGTCGCACAGGTGAAGGCGGCGAATCCGAACGCCGTGTACGCGTGCGACCCGGTGATGGGCAACGCCAAGTCGGGCTGCTTCGTCGCTCCCGCGATCCCCGACCTGCTGCGCGATCGCGTCGTGCCCGTGGCCGACATCATCACCCCGAACCAGTTCGAGCTCGGCTTCCTGACGGGAACCGAGCCCGACACCCTGGATTCCACCCTGGCCTCGGTTGACGCCGCGATGGCCATGGGACCGTCGACCGTGCTGGTCACCTCGGTCGAGCGCCCTGACCGCGACGAGGGAACGATCGAGATGCTCGCCGTCGACGGCAAGGGCGCCTGGCTCGTCGCCACACCGCACCTCCCGATGAAGGCCAATGGCTCGGGAGACGTGACGGCGGCGCTGTTCACAGCACACTACGTCTCGACCGGCGATGCGAAGCTCGCGCTCGAGCGCACGGTGTCGAGCGTGTTCGACTTGCTGCAGGCGACCCTCGACTCCGGGGATCGCGAACTGCGCCTGATCGAATCGCAGGAACGCTACGCCAACCCGCGGATGCAATTCACCGCACGGCAGGTGCGCTGAGCACCCGGCTACTCGGGAAACGCCTCTTGCAGCGCAGCGTCCCACGCGGCTTTGTCATCGGGGCACATGTACCCGGCGGCGAACACCGCGGTCTTCGCAATGCCCTGAAGACGCGCGCCGAGCTCGCTTTGCGTCGCGTCTGCGGGGACCAGTTGCTGCACCAATGGCGAACCGCTGAGCATGGCCATCATGAACTCGGCATCGATGCGGTGCTGGTTCAGGATGCCGCTCTCGCA
Protein-coding sequences here:
- a CDS encoding aminotransferase class I/II-fold pyridoxal phosphate-dependent enzyme, with product MDDQITGSTAAEIADSVRGLRERGTLRPGDALPPVRELAVRLGINRNTAVAAYRQLAGAGLVISRGRAGTLIAGAESVAQEGLADTVLHDIASGNPDPALIPDPTPALSRIVGRPVLYGEPVIDAALEAWTREWMHADLHRDDLTICVTSGAVDAVERLLAQALMRDDAVALEDPCFLASIHTVRLGGYRAVPVPVDDEGMTVEGLRAALDAGVRAIISTPRAQNPTGVTLTPERAAALREVLADHPYVLIIEDDHFSLLSPHAYATLIGPQHRRYALVRSVSKFLGPDMCLALAATDPTTAERLSLRLSPGTTWVSHLLQRLAHAQLTDASARTQISTASAHYAERNAAFAAALETHGISTSSVDGLSLWVRLTAPARTTAERLMRRGWLARTGDEFCIDESSPASHHLRLTVHDLSDADAARLIDDLVAAQR
- the pdxY gene encoding pyridoxal kinase PdxY; translation: MKILSIQSAVAHGHVGNSAAVFPLQRIGVDVLPVYTVNFSNHTGYGAWRGPMIDPTDVREVITGISDRGVMPEIDAVLSGYQGGEGIADVIIDAVAQVKAANPNAVYACDPVMGNAKSGCFVAPAIPDLLRDRVVPVADIITPNQFELGFLTGTEPDTLDSTLASVDAAMAMGPSTVLVTSVERPDRDEGTIEMLAVDGKGAWLVATPHLPMKANGSGDVTAALFTAHYVSTGDAKLALERTVSSVFDLLQATLDSGDRELRLIESQERYANPRMQFTARQVR